The window GACCTGCTGGGTATCAGCGCGGCGCTGCGCTCGCTGGCGGGGGAGTCCCACCTGAGCGAGGCCCTCCTGTGGCAGAACCGCCATGCCTACAAGACGGGCGTGGAGCCGCTGGCGGCCCTTCCCGCCACCGCTCGGAACAGCAAGGCCCGGCAGCGTGAGCGGCTGGTGGCCTCCTACGTCCAGCGCTACAGCACCAAGAACGACACCATCGGTTTCTTTGGTCCCGTGGGTTGGGCTCGGCTCACGCCGTCGAATGAAGGGCTGCGCTGGACGCCCGGACAGCGGCTCGTCTCCCGGCGCGCGGTCTATTTCGAGACATGGTGCCTGGATGCGCTCAGCGCCGCCCTGGCGCGCGACGCGTCCCTGCGTCGCTGGGCACCGCCCCGGCTGTTGCCTTACTTCCGGCTGGAGGGGCATGTGCTTCACGGCCCCATGCCGACGCCGGTGGAGCTGGGCCCGGAGCAGGCGCTGCTGCTGTCTCGGTGTGATGGTTCGGCCAGCGCCGTGAGCATCGCGCGGGAGCTCACGGCCGGTGATTCGCCCGCCTTCGCCTCGCAGGATGAAATCTTCACGGCGCTCGAACAAGCGGTGGGTTTCGGTGTCCTGCTCTGGGGCTGGGAGGTGCCGCTCGTCATCCGGCCCGAGGTGGTGCTGCGCGGTGCGTTGATGGCCATCGAGGATGCAGACGCGCGGGCCCGTGCGCTGGCGCCGCTGGAACGTCTGGAGCGCGCGCGGGCCGCTGTCGAAGCCGCGGCTGGGACGCCCACGGCCCTGGATGGCGCGGTCGCGGAGCTGGAGGCTGTGTTCCAGGAGGTGGCGGGGGCGCCGCCGACGCGCGCGGCGGGCCAGACGTATGCCTCGCGGACGCTCATCTACGAGGACTGTGAGCGGGATGGCGCGTTGGTGCTGGGCGCTCCGGTGATTGGCCGGCTCGGAGCCGTGCTGGAGCTGGTGCTGACCGGAGCGCGGTGGCTGGTGGGGGAGGTGACACGGGGTACGCGCGCGGGCCTGGATGCGCTCTTCAACCGGTTGTCCGAAGGTGGCGCACCTGTGTCGCTCACGGCGCTCCAGCTCGCCTTCGTCCAGGGACTCAAGGACCCGGCCTCTGAAGCGGAGCTGATGCCCGTGGCCAAGGCCGTCGCCGAGCATCGTCGGCGCTGGCGTGAGCTCTTTGCCCTGGATCCGGAGGTCCGCCGCCAAACGCGCACTGTCGAT is drawn from Myxococcus xanthus and contains these coding sequences:
- a CDS encoding lantibiotic dehydratase, which produces MALWPWAALRGAGFPAQDALRLAAPTAASAADTWLASGVETPGDALRTVFDSDLLGISAALRSLAGESHLSEALLWQNRHAYKTGVEPLAALPATARNSKARQRERLVASYVQRYSTKNDTIGFFGPVGWARLTPSNEGLRWTPGQRLVSRRAVYFETWCLDALSAALARDASLRRWAPPRLLPYFRLEGHVLHGPMPTPVELGPEQALLLSRCDGSASAVSIARELTAGDSPAFASQDEIFTALEQAVGFGVLLWGWEVPLVIRPEVVLRGALMAIEDADARARALAPLERLERARAAVEAAAGTPTALDGAVAELEAVFQEVAGAPPTRAAGQTYASRTLIYEDCERDGALVLGAPVIGRLGAVLELVLTGARWLVGEVTRGTRAGLDALFNRLSEGGAPVSLTALQLAFVQGLKDPASEAELMPVAKAVAEHRRRWRELFALDPEVRRQTRTVDSLRPRVLEAFGEVGPAWRSRWHASPDVMIDAASEEAVRAGDYQLVLGELHLCNSISSLFVEQHPAPEELFALAERCATGVDVVPVFPKSEWSQRTLPCLFPRDSLYYLSGQEPPPQPGARALRVGDMVVERRDGTLEVLDRVSGRRFDLMEFMAVFLEQRCASIFDLALADDYSPRVTVDGVVVARERWSAPASELGFAGLTDPMTQWLEARRWQQGLGIPRFAFFKVATERKPCFVDFDSPLLVEMMAKLVRRTAEESPASRVQFSEMLPDPEHLWLTDAAQRRYTSELRLVCEMS